Proteins encoded by one window of Sulfurimonas hongkongensis:
- the hslU gene encoding HslU--HslV peptidase ATPase subunit, translated as MNLTPKEIVEYLDQYVISQRDAKKTIALALRTRYRRMQLSEELQSEIMPKNILMIGSTGVGKTEISRRLAKMMKVPFIKVEASKYTEVGFVGRDVESMIRDLVIASISIVKEEKEEQNKEKIDNYVLNKIVEKLLPPLPDGASESKKDDYQRLLEAMERRVSNGEMDDKTIELEVDKIHVEFSDTNLPPEMAKVQESFSKIFDSMNKEDRKKELSVKDAKIILRTEASNKLLDMNSINAEALKRAEDGGIIFLDEIDKIAISSKSQGRNDPSKEGVQRDLLPIVEGSSVTTKYGVINTDHILFIAAGAFHVTKPSDLIPELQGRFPLRVELESLTEETLYKILTQTHNSLLKQYEALLGVEDVRLVFEDEAIRAIAKLSHRANEITEDIGARRLHTVLERILEDVSFNADEHKGKEFVIKSELVHEKLDLIVEDDNLSRYIL; from the coding sequence GTGAACTTAACTCCAAAAGAGATAGTAGAATATCTTGACCAATATGTAATCTCACAAAGAGATGCTAAAAAGACCATAGCCTTGGCTCTTAGAACTAGATATAGACGGATGCAGTTAAGCGAAGAACTTCAAAGCGAGATAATGCCTAAAAATATTCTTATGATAGGTTCTACTGGCGTTGGTAAAACTGAGATCTCAAGAAGACTTGCAAAGATGATGAAAGTGCCTTTTATCAAAGTTGAAGCTAGCAAGTACACTGAGGTTGGTTTTGTTGGTCGTGATGTTGAGTCTATGATTCGTGATTTAGTTATCGCTTCTATTTCTATTGTAAAAGAGGAAAAAGAAGAACAAAACAAAGAAAAGATAGATAACTATGTACTAAACAAGATAGTAGAAAAACTTCTCCCTCCGCTACCAGATGGTGCAAGTGAGAGTAAAAAAGATGACTATCAAAGACTTCTAGAAGCAATGGAGAGAAGAGTTAGTAATGGCGAGATGGATGACAAAACTATCGAGCTTGAAGTTGATAAGATACATGTAGAGTTTAGTGATACAAATCTTCCTCCTGAGATGGCAAAAGTTCAAGAGTCATTTTCTAAAATCTTTGATTCTATGAATAAAGAAGATAGGAAAAAAGAACTAAGCGTTAAGGATGCAAAGATTATTTTAAGAACTGAGGCAAGTAACAAACTCTTAGATATGAATAGCATCAATGCTGAGGCACTTAAAAGAGCTGAGGATGGTGGCATTATATTTCTAGATGAGATAGATAAAATCGCCATCAGTTCAAAGTCACAGGGCAGGAATGATCCAAGTAAAGAGGGAGTTCAAAGAGATTTGCTGCCTATAGTTGAGGGAAGTAGTGTTACCACTAAGTATGGAGTTATAAACACCGACCATATTCTCTTCATCGCAGCTGGTGCTTTTCATGTGACAAAACCAAGTGATCTTATACCAGAACTTCAAGGTAGATTTCCACTAAGAGTTGAGCTTGAGTCTCTGACTGAGGAGACTCTCTATAAGATACTAACTCAAACGCACAACTCGCTTTTAAAGCAGTATGAGGCTCTTCTAGGGGTAGAAGATGTAAGACTTGTTTTTGAAGATGAGGCCATAAGGGCTATAGCAAAACTCTCGCATCGTGCAAATGAGATAACTGAGGATATTGGTGCTAGACGGCTTCATACAGTCTTAGAGAGGATTTTAGAAGATGTTAGCTTTAACGCTGATGAACACAAAGGCAAAGAGTTTGTAATAAAGAGCGAACTTGTACATGAAAAACTAGATCTTATTGTCGAAGATGACAATCTATCTCGTTATATACTATAA
- the era gene encoding GTPase Era encodes MTKAGFVSLIGRPNAGKSTLMNSLLGENIAMVSQKANATRKRSNAIVMHNDTQIIFVDTPGLHEREKILNQFMLDEALKAMGDCDLIVYLAPVTDSLEHYEKFLKLNNSKVKHIVVLSKIDQVNQAKLFKKIDSYNQYGNEFEALIPVSISKKVGHEDLLKIISKHLPESPFLYDPEDLTSELVRDIYAGFIREAIFENVSDEIPYESDVLIDSIEEEKGLDSIHATIIIEKGSQKGIIIGKAGNSIKRISSSAREKIERLSGKKTYLNLEVVVKKGWSKDKSYLEEIGYIS; translated from the coding sequence ATGACAAAAGCAGGCTTTGTATCTCTTATTGGGCGTCCAAATGCTGGAAAAAGCACACTTATGAACTCACTTTTGGGTGAAAACATAGCTATGGTTAGTCAAAAAGCAAACGCTACTAGAAAACGCTCAAACGCTATAGTGATGCACAATGATACTCAAATTATTTTTGTAGACACTCCTGGTCTTCATGAAAGAGAGAAGATACTAAATCAGTTTATGCTCGATGAAGCACTAAAAGCTATGGGTGATTGTGACCTTATCGTCTACCTTGCTCCTGTGACTGACTCACTAGAGCATTATGAGAAGTTTTTAAAATTAAACAACTCTAAGGTTAAACACATTGTAGTTCTTAGTAAGATTGACCAAGTAAATCAAGCAAAACTCTTTAAAAAGATAGACTCATATAACCAGTATGGGAATGAGTTTGAAGCTTTAATCCCTGTGAGTATCTCTAAAAAAGTAGGTCATGAAGATCTCTTAAAAATCATCTCTAAACATCTTCCAGAGTCACCTTTTCTTTATGATCCAGAGGATTTAACAAGCGAGCTTGTGCGTGATATCTATGCGGGTTTCATAAGAGAGGCAATTTTTGAAAATGTTAGTGATGAAATTCCGTATGAGTCTGATGTTCTCATAGACTCTATAGAAGAAGAAAAAGGGCTTGATAGTATACATGCTACTATCATCATAGAAAAAGGGTCACAAAAAGGCATAATCATAGGAAAAGCTGGAAATTCCATCAAACGAATATCCTCCTCAGCTAGAGAAAAAATAGAGCGTTTGAGTGGTAAAAAAACCTACTTGAATTTAGAAGTAGTTGTTAAAAAAGGTTGGTCTAAAGACAAATCTTATCTTGAAGAAATAGGATATATATCATGA
- a CDS encoding L,D-transpeptidase family protein, producing the protein MKIVLLVLISISVFASDLLTNYRLNGIDNIEKHMDLELTSKVYWSQHLKDTDNTFGYIESYKNILTCNKNLSSLALYSKDANNTYKLKKKYSAYTGKEKGDKIKEGDLKTPVGIYKITKKLTKENKLDSFYGPLAFVTSYPNEYDKYRGKNGYGIWIHGLPTEQDRDEFTQGCIAIDNPSIEVLNENIDVRNTLLIINGDEVKQDISKDILISILSELYSWRYSWLYDNIDAYLDFYAKEFVRFDGMGFDRFKKYKTRVFKKIEKKTILFKDINVVPYPDTKDIYQITFYEYYKSDTFEFSGDKTLIVRLDESNKMKILTEK; encoded by the coding sequence ATGAAAATAGTTTTGTTGGTACTTATTAGCATCTCTGTCTTTGCTAGTGATTTACTCACTAATTATCGTTTAAATGGGATTGATAATATTGAGAAGCATATGGATTTAGAACTTACAAGTAAAGTTTACTGGAGCCAGCACTTAAAAGACACAGACAATACTTTTGGTTATATAGAGTCTTATAAAAATATTTTAACATGCAACAAAAACTTATCGAGTCTAGCTTTGTATTCCAAAGATGCTAACAATACCTATAAGTTAAAGAAAAAGTATAGTGCGTACACTGGAAAAGAAAAAGGCGACAAGATTAAAGAGGGAGATTTAAAAACTCCTGTTGGTATTTATAAGATAACAAAGAAACTTACAAAAGAAAATAAACTTGACTCATTTTATGGACCTCTCGCTTTTGTTACTTCATATCCAAATGAGTATGATAAGTACAGAGGTAAAAATGGCTATGGTATCTGGATACATGGTCTTCCAACTGAACAAGACAGAGATGAGTTCACACAAGGATGTATAGCTATAGACAACCCTAGTATAGAGGTTTTAAATGAAAATATAGACGTGCGAAACACTCTTCTTATAATAAATGGCGATGAGGTCAAACAAGACATCTCAAAAGATATTTTAATTTCGATTCTATCTGAACTTTATAGTTGGAGATATAGTTGGCTCTATGATAATATAGATGCTTATCTTGATTTTTATGCAAAAGAGTTTGTAAGATTTGATGGTATGGGTTTTGATAGATTTAAAAAGTACAAAACAAGAGTCTTTAAAAAAATAGAGAAAAAAACAATCTTATTTAAAGATATAAATGTTGTTCCATATCCTGATACAAAAGATATTTATCAGATAACTTTTTATGAGTATTATAAATCAGACACTTTTGAATTTAGTGGAGACAAGACACTTATTGTAAGACTTGATGAGTCTAACAAGATGAAAATTTTAACAGAAAAATAA